The proteins below come from a single Aegilops tauschii subsp. strangulata cultivar AL8/78 chromosome 6, Aet v6.0, whole genome shotgun sequence genomic window:
- the LOC141026228 gene encoding uncharacterized protein: protein MAEWSSVHQPKPRQERTDQPQKWEAPEDGWVKINSDDAVNKGGSKAGGGAVLPDHNGAFLAGVCHHFPHIVEPEAAEILACKRALQVAEEINVQNVHLELDCLPVVQMINQEGINYSGAGPWIQEIKQMLVLKNDYKVTWVKRTGNVAAHKLAKVGVGDELCKVWLGVPPDCILDVISDDIPSYTSLNKSGNLFPKKKTVHVFEHMGTVVVEHNGAVMWA from the coding sequence ATGGCAGAATGGAGCAGCGTGCATCAACCAAAGCCGAGGCAAGAAAGGACGGATCAGCCACAAAAATGGGAAGCACCTGAAGATGGATGGGTTAAGATCAATTCTGATGATGCGGTTAATAAAGGAGGGAGTAAGGCTggtggtggagcggtgcttccgGACCATAATGGGGCATTTCTGGCCGGAGTGTGCCATCATTTTCCACACATTGTGGAGCCTGAAGCAGCGGAGATTTTGGCTTGCAAAAGAGCTTTGCAGGTAGCTGAGGAGATCAATGTACAGAATGTCCATTTGGAGTTGGACTGTTTGCCGGTGGTGCAAATGATCAACCAGGAGGGCATCAATTATTCGGGAGCTGGACCATGGATTCAAGAAATCAAACAGATGCTGGTGTTGAAGAATGACTACAAAGTGACGTGGGTGAAACGCACCGGTAATGTTGCCGCGCATAAATTAGCAAAAGTAGGGGTAGGTGATGAATTGTGTAAGGTTTGGTTGGGGGTTCCCCCAGACTGCATTTTGGATGTAATTTCGGATGACATTCCGAGCTACACTTCATTAAATAAAAGCGGCAACCTTTTCCCTAAAAAAAAAACTGTACATGTTTTTGAACACATGGGAACCGTGGTAGTGGAACACAATGGTGCCGTGATGTGGGCGTGA
- the LOC141026229 gene encoding uncharacterized protein, protein MYSTLADTLVDHVIGATNTHALWTRIRDYFLSNRAAQYMMLNRQYRNLKQGDLSVDEYARRMKLLTAGLADIDHAVTEVDLTTQFLHGLDQRLDNIRVVLGDTVPLPPFETVFSRVKLAEENLAQRAAEAGATVLAVHGSGAPPGGPSGANGSSSRSGDRGDRPQERSNDRGHDQSNGHGYNSRQPDGGDRGERGRGRGRGRGRGRGRGAALPFSTYTGFFAPYGMALPPPRPGWYQPYSAPTSYQPPQPSWDHLAMLNAAYSAQGFPNYGAAPNEWYLDSGASNHVTGNSGNLTTSSSSLKHNLSSIVVGNGSHMLIHSIGSTTLSPHNFHLRNILFSPNVTTSLISVRQFTKDNSCSIEFYPFGCLVKDLRTRKVIMISISSGDLYHFISNNKTWRAAFSAQASSGDVWHRRLGHPSA, encoded by the exons ATGTATTCCACCCTCGCGGACACTCTCGTTGATCATGTGATCGGCGCCACCAACACCCACGCGCTCTGGACACGGATCCGCGACTACTTCCTCTCCAATCGTGCCGCCCAGTACATGATGCTGAACAGGCAGTATCGCAACCTCAAACAGGGGGATCTCTCGGTGGACGAGTACGCGCGCCGCATGAAGCTGCTCACCGCCGGCCTCGCCGACATCGATCACGCGGTCACCGAGGTCGACCTCACCACCCAGTTTCTCCACGGCCTCGACCAACGCCTCGACAACATCCGCGTCGTCTTGGGTGACACCGTCCCTCTGCCGCCATTCGAGACGGTCTTCTCGCGGGTCAAACTCGCCGAGGAGAACCTCGCCCAGCGCGCCGCCGAGGCAGGCGCCACTGTCCTCGCGGTCCACGGGAGTGGTGCTCCCCCGGGCGGTCCCTCCGGGGCCAACGGCTCCAGCTCTCGCTCCGGTGATCGTGGCGATCGTCCCCAAGAGCGCTCCAATGATCGCGGCCACGACCAGTCCAATGGGCACGGCTACAACTCGCGTCAACCTGATGGCGGTGATCGTGGTGAGCGCGGTCGCGGACGCGGCCGTGGACGTGGACGTGGGCGCGGCCGCGGCGCCGCCCTACCCTTCTCTACGTACACGGGCTTCTTCGCTCCTTATGGGATGGCCCTGCCGCCGCCTCGTCCTGGCTGG TACCAACCCTACTCCGCTCCGACGTCGTACCAGCCGCCCCAACCTTCATGGGATCATCTCGCCATGTTGAACGCCGCCTACAGCGCCCAAGGCTTCCCCAACTACGGCGCTGCGCCCAACGAGTGGTACCTCGACAGTGGCGCCTCCAACCACGTGACTGGCAACTCTGGTAACCTCACCACCTCGTCTTCTTCCTTAAAGCATAATTTGTCAAGCATTGTTGTAGGCAACGGCTCCCACATGCTCATCCACTCCATCGGCTCCACTACTCTCTCACCACATAACTTCCATTTACGCAACATCCTTTTCTCCCCTAATGTCACCACTAGTCTCATCTCTGTTCGTCAATTTACCAAAGATAATTCTTGCTCTATAGAGTTTTACCCGTTTGGTTGTCTTGTGAAGGACCTTCGCACCAGGAAAGTCATCATGATCTCCATTAGCTCCGGCGACCTCTACCATTTCATCAGCAATAACAAGACGTGGCGTGCTGCTTTCTCCGCCCAAGCTTCTTCCGGTGATGTGTGGCATCGTCGGCTCGGCCACCCTAGTGCTTAG
- the LOC109762209 gene encoding cysteine-rich receptor-like protein kinase 10: MPTYLLLLLFLALCLWPPAASVDAASAMVSPLQTLPDETADTYTANSSYGSNLGALGATLAAGAGASGFAQGSYGEAPDKVYGFVLCRGDYTGANCADGLRAAFQGVPERVFFRKAGVVYYDQYMLRFTDDERSFASTSNDPEWSANNMNSVRGAEAAPRLMETVVKLMNDLADLAISSSRATSYATGEAGFGEQGVSTVYGVVQCRLDLTGLQCRSCLDGIIKQLPTLFMSNNMSNQEASLSRVGGRILGVRCNLRYEKDLFFEETRDTIKIDMPKNGKSAVFMIVIVGAPLLVLLILGLLLRPYIVKKVRESLLQRELVTLKKEIVNESDSRFSLFRFSKIRSATNNFSDKNKLGEGGFGIVYKGQLCHDQDIAVKRLSPNSVQGFREFMNEIKLIASLQHKNLVRLLGCCIKSKERILVYEYMPNGSLEEFIFGVRAKKSWPVRRGIIEGISEGLLYLHDYAHECIVHRDMKPSNILLDHEMNPKISDFGIARICLSSVTESNTTTAIGTFGYIAPEYYSQNVYSTRSDVFSFGILVLEIISGKSAVGSYQLSGRSYELRKYAWQLWREQRCDELVDDSLGEEYPEMDLMRCIQIALLCVQDSAEDRPAMRDVTMMLSNGSKRLLLPVKPGSCSVHIDVGTEIEL; this comes from the exons atgcccacgtacctcctcctcctcctcttcctcgctTTGTGCTTGTGGCCACCGGCGGCGAGCGTTGACGCCGCCTCCGCCATGGTGAGCCCGCTGCAGACACTCCCCGACGAGACCGCCGACACGTACACGGCAAACAGCAGCTACGGGTCCAACCTTGGAGCTCTGGGAGCGACCCTCGCCGCGGGCGCCGGCGCGTCGGGCTTCGCACAGGGCAGCTACGGCGAGGCGCCTGACAAGGTGTACGGCTTCGTGCTCTGCCGGGGTGACTACACCGGCGCCAACTGCGCCGACGGTCTCAGAGCCGCCTTCCAGGGCGTGCCCGAGCGCGTCTTCTTCCGGAAGGCCGGCGTCGTCTACTACGACCAGTACATGCTCCGGTTCACCGACGACGAGCGGTCCTTCGCAAGCACCAGCAACGACCCGGAATGGTCGGCGAACAATATGAACTCCGTCAGGGGCGCAGAGGCGGCGCCGCGGCTGATGGAGACGGTGGTGAAGCTGATGAACGACCTTGCCGACCTGGCCATCTCCAGCTCAAGGGCGACTAGTTACGCGACCGGCGAGGCCGGGTTCGGCGAGCAGGGCGTCAGCACGGTGTACGGGGTGGTGCAGTGCAGGCTGGACCTCACCGGGCTACAGTGCAGGAGCTGCCTTGATGGCATTATCAAGCAGTTGCCGACGCTGTTTATGAGCAATAATATGAGCAACCAAGAGGCCTCTTTAAGCCGCGTCGGGGGCAGGATTTTGGGGGTTCGGTGTAATCTGCGATATGAGAAGGACTTATTCTTCGAGGAGACAAGGGACACTATCAAGATCGACATGCCTAAAA ATGGGAAGAGCGCTGTGTTTATGATTGTCATAGTTGGAGCTCCTCTCCTAGTTTTGCTCATCCTCGGCTTGCTGCTAAGGCCATACATCGTGAAGAAAGTCAGAG AATCGTTATTGCAGAGGGAATTAGTCACCTTGAAAAAGGAAATTGTAAATGAAAGCGACTCAAGGTTTTCGTTGTTCAGATTTTCGAAAATAAGAAGTGCTACTAATAACTTCTCGGATAAAAATAAACTCGGAGAAGGTGGATTTGGCATTGTTTACAAG GGCCAGTTGTGTCACGATCAGGACATAGCAGTCAAACGGCTTTCTCCAAATTCGGTGCAGGGGTTCCGCGAGTTCATGAATGAAATCAAACTCATAGCCAGCCTACAACATAAGAATCTGGTTAGGCTTCTTGGATGCTGCATCAAAAGCAAAGAGAGGATACTTGTGTATGAATATATGCCAAACGGTAGCTTGGAAGAGTTCATTTTTG GGGTAAGAGCAAAGAAGAGTTGGCCCGTACGTCGCGGCATAATCGAAGGGATATCAGAAGGCCTTCTCTATCTGCATGACTATGCGCATGAATGCATAGTCCACAGAGACATGAAACCAAGCAACATCCTATTAGATCATGAAATGAACCCAAAAATTTCTGACTTTGGGATTGCAAGGATATGCCTCTCCAGCGTGACAGAATCAAATACGACAACGGCTATTGGAACATT TGGATACATCGCACCGGAGTACTACTCCCAGAATGTCTACTCAACAAGGTCAGACGTTTTCAGCTTCGGCATCCTAGTTCTCGAGATCATAAGTGGGAAGAGCGCCGTCGGTTCCTACCAACTATCCGGAAGATCATACGAGCTCAGGAAATAT GCCTGGCAGCTGTGGAGAGAGCAGAGGTGCGACGAGCTGGTGGATGATTCGCTTGGCGAGGAGTACCCGGAGATGGACCTTATGAGGTGCATCCAGATCGCGCTTCTATGCGTCCAGGATAGCGCGGAGGACAGGCCTGCGATGCGCGACGTGACGATGATGTTGAGCAAtggaagcaagaggctgctcctACCTGTGAAGCCCGGTTCTTGCAGCGTACACATCGACGTCGGTACTGAAATAGAGTTGTGA
- the LOC109762189 gene encoding protein FAR1-RELATED SEQUENCE 5-like: MAKAISMVFPDSTHRCCKWHVFRVARTKLGKMLGKDEPFAKAFYGCINDSDTVEEFEERWKQMVESFGVADKKHLKNMWDSREMWAPMYFRNKFFPFTGTTGRSEGLNSYFKTLNHHGDSVWTFVQQFELCQELMLDREDNAGFINEATRPPLWGNYNIEKQAADFYTREVFSKFQKMLAKSTGYGLQYQLQGLHGVVWFRIVANYGVNPKVYAVRVAPKDQTYMCTCNMFEMCGLICPHIIRVMVHLNVQTIPATYMLPRWSKRATDLAPEPGDGHRAMHFGVPTTNTLKFNSLCRKFGKLASDACFNDEAYSFVSGLIDQGSVGVAAIKVRATDGVAGDEEAQGHAENAQVSGGPSIGRRDPPPVGLRNPPKSAKKGRPKEKEKRRKPLIEIREDEMKKKAKKDAAKTKKAPKPREKKTTCKYCEYEDHNMKDCQLLAAFLAASVSVKAPGVETILTL; encoded by the exons ATGGCTAAAGCCATCTCAATGGTATTTCCAGATTCAACACACAGATGTTGCAAGTGGCACGTCTTCCGGGTTGCAAGGACGAAACTAGGGAAGATGCTGGGCAAGGATGAGCCCTTTGCTAAAGCATTCTATGGTTGCATCAATGATTCAGATACCGTTGAGGAGTTTGAAGAACGGTGGAAGCAGATGGTTGAGTCATTTGGTGTGGCTGATAAGAAACACCTCAAGAACATGTGGGACAGCAGGGAGATGTGGGCTCCTATGTACTTTAGGAATAAGTTCTTCCCATTCACAGGAACAACCGGGCGGTCCGAGGGCCTGAATTCCTACTTCAAGACTTTAAATCATCATGGAGACTCGGTTTGGACATTTGTCCAGCAGTTTGAGCTTTGCCAGGAGCTAATGCTTGATCGTGAAGACAATGCTGGCTTCATCAATGAAGCGACGAGGCCGCCACTCTGGGGAAA TTACAACATTGAAAAGCAAGCTGCAGATTTCTATACCAGAGAGGTATTTtccaagtttcaaaaaatgttggCTAAATCAACAGGCTATGGTCTACAATATCAGCTGCAAGGGTTACACGGTGTCGTCTGGTTTCGCATTGTTGCAAATTATGGCGTCAACCCTAAAGTGTACGCGGTGCGTGTTGCCCCTAAAGACCAGACATACATGTGCACCTGCAACATGTTTGAGATGTGTGGGCTGATCTGCCCACATATCATCCGTGTCATGGTGCACCTGAACGTGCAAACGATACCTGCGACTTACATGCTTCCAAGATGGTCTAAGAGAGCAACCGACCTTGCGCCTGAACCGGGCGATGGGCATAGAGCTATGCATTTCGGCGTCCCCACGACAAACACCCTAAAGTTTAACTCTCTATGCCGGAAGTTTGGGAAACTCGCTTCTGATGCATGCTTCAATGATGAAGCTTATAGTTTTGTCTCTGGGCTAATTGATCAGGGTAGTGTTGGGGTTGCTGCAATAAAAGTTAGAGCAACTGATGGGGTTGCAGGAGACGAAGAAGCCCAAGGTCATGCAGAAAATGCACAAGTCTCAGGGGGTCCAAGTATAGGTCGGCGGGATCCACCCCCCGTAGGACTGCGGAACCCACCAAAGTCAGCAAAGAAAGGGAGGCCAAAAGAGAAAGAGAAGCGCAGGAAGCCACTAATTGAGATTCGAGAAGATGAAATGAAGAAGAAAGCAAAGAAGGACGCAGCGAAAACGAAGAAAGCTCCAAAGCCAAGGGAAAAGAAGACTACATGCAAATATTGTGAATATGAAGATCACAACATGAAGGATTGCCAACTCCTTGCAGCTTTTCTTGCTGCGAGTGTGAGCGTGAAAGCTCCGGGCGTCGAAACAATCCTTACACTTTAG